The Acidiferrobacterales bacterium genome contains a region encoding:
- the rpoH gene encoding RNA polymerase sigma factor RpoH, producing the protein MNLVSNMQQNFPVSTGFQGGDLSSYLTSVNAQPILTAEQERELATRYHEDSDLESAQQLVLSHLRFVVRIARGFAGYGIPLGDLIQEGNVGLMKAVKRYEPNRNVRLVSFAVHWIKAEIYDFILKNWKIVRIATTKAHRKLFFNLRKHRSSLEAMSETEIEKLSSDLDVPVETVREMEVRMNGTAVSFDGNPDDSDSDESFSAPAAYLGDMRYNPEHVYESDLEQTQRSEQLEQALEKLDERSRDIIVKRWLGDSKLTLQDLASMYGVSAERIRQLEEKAMRVMREHISNAEPGY; encoded by the coding sequence GTGAATCTAGTATCCAATATGCAACAGAATTTCCCGGTATCGACTGGTTTTCAGGGCGGCGATCTATCGTCATACCTGACTTCCGTCAATGCGCAGCCGATCCTGACTGCTGAACAGGAGCGGGAACTGGCCACGCGATATCATGAAGACAGCGATCTTGAGTCAGCACAACAGCTGGTGTTGTCTCATCTGCGATTTGTGGTTCGAATCGCGCGCGGATTCGCGGGTTATGGCATACCTCTCGGCGACCTGATTCAGGAAGGTAACGTCGGTCTGATGAAGGCCGTCAAGCGTTATGAACCCAATCGCAATGTACGACTTGTTTCATTTGCGGTGCATTGGATCAAGGCAGAAATCTACGACTTCATCCTGAAAAACTGGAAAATCGTTCGGATTGCCACAACCAAGGCTCACAGAAAGTTATTCTTCAATTTGCGCAAGCATCGCTCCAGCCTTGAAGCCATGAGCGAAACGGAAATTGAAAAACTGTCGAGCGACCTGGATGTGCCTGTCGAAACTGTTCGGGAAATGGAAGTCCGGATGAACGGAACAGCTGTATCGTTCGACGGCAACCCCGACGATTCAGACAGCGACGAAAGTTTCAGCGCGCCGGCCGCCTACCTGGGTGACATGCGCTATAACCCCGAACACGTCTACGAAAGTGATCTTGAACAGACACAGCGAAGTGAGCAGCTCGAGCAGGCCTTGGAGAAGCTCGATGAGCGAAGCAGAGACATCATCGTCAAGAGATGGCTCGGCGACAGTAAACTGACATTACAGGACCTTGCTTCCATGTACGGGGTGAGTGCCGAACGGATCAGGCAACTCGAAGAAAAGGCAATGCGAGTGATGCGAGAGCATATCAGCAACGCCGAACCGGGCTACTGA
- the ftsY gene encoding signal recognition particle-docking protein FtsY, with protein MAQDPKKKSGFFQVLSRTRKSLIGPLASLFSSSQPVNENELDDLHDALILSDIGFEASEKIIESVRLTAKRSSVSGEQVAALIGREVESLLGAAEKNLEIQLHVPPVVIMMVGVNGVGKTTTCAKIANYYKNKGHSVMLAACDTFRPAAIEQLQSWGERLQVPVIAQSAGADPAAVAHDALHAAVGRKCSILLADTSGRQQTRDDLMRQLGKIRRVIGKIEPTAPHETLITIDAGTGQNAISQVENFHQHTPLSGICVSKLDGTAKGGIVVSLTQKFSLPIPFIGLGEGIDDIAPFDARNFANSLIGMEAAR; from the coding sequence ATGGCGCAAGACCCAAAGAAAAAATCCGGTTTCTTTCAGGTACTCAGCAGGACTCGAAAGTCCCTGATCGGCCCGCTTGCATCGTTGTTTTCAAGCTCTCAGCCAGTCAATGAAAATGAACTTGATGATTTGCACGACGCACTGATTCTCAGCGACATCGGATTTGAAGCAAGTGAAAAGATCATTGAATCAGTTCGATTGACCGCCAAGCGGTCCTCAGTTTCGGGAGAGCAGGTTGCCGCACTGATCGGCCGCGAAGTGGAGAGCTTGCTCGGTGCCGCCGAAAAGAACCTGGAAATCCAACTGCATGTGCCACCTGTCGTCATCATGATGGTCGGTGTCAATGGCGTCGGCAAGACAACCACCTGTGCAAAAATCGCCAACTACTACAAGAACAAGGGCCATTCTGTCATGCTGGCAGCATGCGACACTTTCCGGCCGGCTGCAATCGAGCAGTTGCAGAGCTGGGGGGAGCGCCTGCAAGTTCCGGTAATCGCACAGTCTGCCGGTGCTGATCCGGCTGCAGTCGCGCACGACGCGTTGCATGCGGCAGTTGGAAGAAAATGTTCAATTCTGCTGGCCGACACCAGCGGGCGACAGCAGACAAGAGATGATCTGATGCGCCAGCTTGGCAAGATTCGCCGGGTCATCGGAAAAATCGAACCGACCGCACCACACGAGACGCTGATCACGATTGACGCCGGAACCGGTCAGAACGCAATTTCACAGGTGGAGAACTTTCATCAGCACACGCCACTGAGCGGAATATGTGTATCGAAGCTGGATGGCACTGCAAAGGGAGGAATTGTCGTCTCACTGACTCAGAAATTCTCATTGCCCATCCCGTTTATCGGATTGGGCGAGGGAATCGATGACATTGCACCTTTCGATGCCCGGAATTTCGCAAACTCGCTGATTGGCATGGAAGCCGCCCGTTGA
- a CDS encoding sulfatase-like hydrolase/transferase, which yields MNSQPNILLICTDQQRSDSLGCAGNPHAQTPHIDSIANRGTRFRRHNTPMQICSPSRATMITGLYPRHHRLAMNGMALPDDVRVITDTLTAAGYRTHGVGKQHLQPLLAPEELHMPDSRAFWTTPESNDWNGPYYGYQTVDLLLGESDTAHLAGHYATWLRENHPESVPLLQVSAASEPPPADLDEVWRSAMPVEHHYNSWITDRAESFLEQSAAESDPFFLFVSYPDPHHPFDPPAAYADRYDRTVMPVIRLSDRERRRQLPYYDKLYPKGQGFRELYWKARTDVEAGSMISTDTIGDCSMQLAVAFTHAMVEMIDDQVGRLLQTLDRIGISDSTVVIFTSDHGELLGDHGLLHKGPPPYRQLTEICLLMKGPGIPSQTTIDAMTSHIDLAPTILDLAGISGRCHDFDGVSMAPLLNKPSQSLREYDFGEYHPSSRPEVYNQTVRTEQWRLTIYPNSPQWGELFHLAEDPSEQINLYGERDAVAVSSELNEILRNHFPPCPDVDNKWICKW from the coding sequence TTGAACAGCCAACCGAACATTCTGCTTATCTGTACCGATCAGCAACGATCAGACAGTCTTGGTTGTGCCGGCAACCCGCATGCACAAACCCCGCATATCGACAGCATCGCCAACAGGGGAACCCGCTTTCGGCGACACAACACACCAATGCAAATCTGCTCGCCGAGCCGCGCAACCATGATCACCGGCCTATACCCGCGCCACCACAGGCTGGCTATGAACGGCATGGCCTTGCCCGATGATGTTCGGGTGATCACAGATACGCTGACAGCGGCCGGCTACAGGACTCATGGTGTTGGCAAGCAGCACTTGCAGCCTTTGCTGGCCCCTGAGGAGCTTCATATGCCGGATTCAAGGGCGTTTTGGACCACACCGGAATCGAACGATTGGAACGGCCCGTACTATGGATACCAGACGGTGGATCTTCTGCTAGGCGAATCAGATACCGCGCACCTTGCCGGACACTATGCAACCTGGTTACGCGAAAATCACCCTGAATCGGTGCCGCTGCTCCAGGTTTCCGCTGCATCCGAGCCGCCGCCGGCCGATCTGGATGAGGTCTGGCGCTCCGCGATGCCGGTCGAACATCACTACAATTCCTGGATCACAGACCGGGCGGAGTCATTTCTGGAGCAATCAGCTGCTGAATCAGATCCCTTCTTTCTTTTCGTATCCTATCCAGACCCGCACCATCCATTTGATCCACCAGCCGCTTACGCTGATCGCTATGATCGGACTGTCATGCCGGTGATCCGGCTATCGGACAGGGAGCGTCGGCGCCAGTTGCCCTACTACGACAAGCTTTACCCCAAGGGACAGGGCTTCAGAGAGCTTTACTGGAAGGCACGGACGGACGTGGAGGCCGGCTCAATGATCTCTACGGATACGATCGGGGATTGCTCGATGCAACTTGCCGTTGCCTTTACCCATGCCATGGTCGAAATGATCGATGATCAGGTCGGACGACTGCTACAGACGCTTGATCGCATCGGCATATCGGATTCCACGGTTGTAATTTTCACCTCGGATCACGGTGAGTTGCTGGGAGATCACGGTCTGCTCCACAAGGGTCCGCCGCCCTACCGCCAACTTACTGAGATCTGTCTTTTGATGAAGGGACCTGGAATTCCGTCTCAGACCACAATCGACGCCATGACCAGTCACATCGACCTGGCACCGACAATTCTTGATTTGGCGGGCATAAGCGGACGCTGTCATGACTTCGATGGGGTGAGCATGGCGCCGCTTCTCAACAAGCCCTCACAGTCGTTGCGGGAATACGATTTTGGGGAATATCATCCCTCGTCGCGGCCGGAAGTCTACAACCAGACTGTCCGAACAGAACAATGGCGCCTGACCATCTATCCGAATTCCCCGCAATGGGGAGAACTGTTCCATCTTGCAGAAGATCCGTCAGAACAAATCAACCTGTATGGTGAGCGCGATGCAGTCGCAGTCTCGAGCGAACTGAACGAGATTCTGCGAAATCACTTTCCTCCGTGCCCGGACGTGGATAACAAGTGGATCTGCAAGTGGTAG